aaaatatttcctgcgcCCCTTCAAATTACATTCGAAAAGATAACCCAAAAATGTGTAAACATCAGGGGTGCATTAAGGGGAAAGAGAGGGAGTAGAAGGGGGTTTGCTCCCGCAAGTCGGCAGTGGGCGTATTGCGCCCCAGAAGTCTGAGATACTGGAAACTGCCAGatgtgcaaaatattttgaactcatTAACAGCCCTGATTTTGAATGCGGAGTTAAAATTTGCCTTCTCTCGACGACTCAGGGTGTTGTGGCGCTTCTTAACATTATAACAAAGAGGATTAACAACttcgaaggaaatatttatcatatttataaaatatgtaaaattcgtTTAGGGACATTATGTCCTTCTTGTGGCAGATCTAGCCATAGAGCGTAGGTCCCTTACGCATACAAAAATTGTAGCAGACGCATGTTCCCCACGGGAACATTTCCATGGAGAAGGGAAATtcataaaggaagaaaatatatcacaattttttaaaggaattcaaATATATGGATAACTTCACAGATGAAATGCAGCAACAATTTGGCCACATCAGATGGGGAAATAAAAGTCTAAAGTAACAGGGTAACAACAAGGTAAAAATTACATTACAATACGtaagaacaaaaaattaaaagtcctaagaaaacgagagaagatggAGGGTGAAGAACTGAATTACACCAATCTCAGGTTTTTTTATGACAGTAGTAGTAATAGTATTATATATAGATCGCAATGgtcagtaaaaaaataagatgggTTTCCTTTCCATTCCAGCCTACAATATGAAAGAAGTCGAAACAAGCATATCAACTACCACCAACATCAATTCTTTAAGGGCGGCAACCCAAATTTTACAGAATTCTTGtacgatttattaaaaaaagcgGGGTCTAAAAGATTCAAAGCGCCACTGAAAAAACATCGAATGGTTTTTCACAAATAACTGATTTTATGTCTGAAACCAAAGGTCTTCCAATAGCAAACGAATGGCGCGAGAATCGTTAGGGACAAGACAGTATCGCCCGTTTAGGAAAAGATGATCCTCTAGGCCAGcagttcccaaactttttctttctgcgacccattttagcccatacgttttagccgcgaccccctaaaaatggttgtctaagtttaagtacatagttcactttattattcgcacatctcgcgacccctttccgaacggcccgcgacccccctgggggtcgcgacccccagtttgggaaccgctgctctaggCTGATGACTTTCGGGTAAACACGGCAGACATTATTCCCCGTTGCCCAATGCagcttcaaaaaataaaaccgaGTGACATGAGACTGAGGGACTTTGCAGTTTCCAATTTTATGTAGCAGTTGACATCTAATAGGTACTCCAATCCGTAAAACAAGTTGACTTCTCGCCTTTTCGCTTTCTCTATTCCCTTCCCCAATATCTTTCATTCACGGCCTTGTTCTTCACACCCCATAACATGAACCGGCGGATCCTGTGCTTAGGTACACATGGATGGATGTGATAGTTCCTacacaatttaacattttcacACATGCACTTGGGCCCGTAAACACTATTAAGTCGACCACTGTAATACAATGGAATCGAACATCGTAATACTACGGAATCTAACACTTATACTATGGAGTCTAACATTGTAATACTATACACGTCGACTGggagattttttataaaaaagtagaaTGGAAATTAATCcttcattcaccgggaaaaaaatgaattaatgggAGCAAACAAACAAATTCATTCCGTTAGTAGGATCCCAAGTCAAAATCAGTCAATGACGGGCTCGATTTCATTTGGAGCCTTAGCCACTGAAGCAGCgtatacctcattcacacaacTCTCGGCGGCGGAGGAATTGAAATTGGCACACACACTGACAGATTCCTAACATTTTTCATGTTTCCGGGCGCGATGAGActcgaataattttaaaattcatcgaaTAAACATCATCTTGCATGATTGTGTGCGCTCATGTCCACATAATGGCCCGTTCTATTTCCGTGAACACGTTCGTGAACGTATTCCTGAAGGAGGCAGCGCGGCTGATGCATGGAGTGAATATGTCAACAGATCCTCGCTGAATCCTGCGAGAGGTGAAAATGTGAATCGCCAGAAGGTTAAGAGTATTTTAACCCCACGAAGACTTATTTCGACAGGTCAACATACACTGTGAAATGAAAACGAACACTTATATCGCGCTCTTCTCTGTCCTTGAAGAAACTATGAAATTCAAGAGATGTAGAGGAGTAAAGGGGAGCAACCCCATATCGAAATGTGTGAAAGTAACAGTGTCAATGGTCCCCCATCCAAGTCAAACCCACCCGAAATGTATTTCTCCCTGCAACCACACCCCCAACGCCCGAAAAAAAATACTGGTTACTGCCTTGATCGTGCTGAATGAAGAGGGGATGAAGATTCTACCAGAATTCACTACTAAATATGGGATAAAGATATGGAGACCCTTACAGATTAAGTAATGGTATTGACATACTAGTTTTACATTTTGGGCACACTAGGGTATCCTTCCAGCATTATAAAGTCACGGGATAAATGAATCTAGAATGCAGCGAATGAGTTCGAGCTGTTTTCGGCAAAGTTTGCTGCTGGAGAACAAATAGGACGGAATCGCTCTGCCGGAACATTAAAATGTAACCTCCCACTTCCGCATTATGCCGCAGTGGTGTCAGAGCCAGCAGCAAATTGAGTACATGCGAACCATCACTTTCGGGTCATATCGGTGAAGAACACGCAGCTGAGCATGGTGTCACGTCAAATAATATGGTTAACTTGCTACAGCTACACCAATACCTATGAAAAGGACCCTTTAAAATGCAAGGTGCCTGCCGCAAAGAAAGGCGGAAAAAAATGAGCATGACTACGAGTACGTGGGCGGCCAAATCAATAAACGATGTGCTATCCGACAGGCGCTATTAACAGCCGCTGTTCATATCCCTATAACTTTTCGACATGGCTATGTCAAACTGCGAGTCGGAGAAATAACCTACAAGGCTAATGAATAACGTCACCATCAACACCAAAGTTAAAGTCACTTAATTGGAAAACTCACGTCAATACCTCAACCCATTACTTCTAGGTACGTAGTCAGACGGAATTCGTTAGACAGCCGCAACTCTACATCGATTGAACAATCATTCTTACAACTTGAGACTTAACCAGTGGCCTACCCTCATACCAACTACAACCATTGAACtatcaaaacaaataaacattaaggaGATTCCGCCAAGTGACAAGGAGGCATCGCCATATTCAATCCACTCATTCAAATAAGACaaagaataatgaaatttacaatttataaaGCTACAACCACACAAAACATTGCTGCGACTAAAACATTAATGACGGATGAGCTGGCCAAGGCCCATAAGTACACAAATTATGAACATCGCAACCTGCAACCACATAAGACAAAAATCACACTTCCCAACGGTTACCATACACATATTCTCAGCACAAGAACAAAGATCAACCCCTAAACAAGATAACACATAGTTCTTACACCCTAGCTAGCACAACATGACATTAAAAGTAACGATGGCTCTCAGCCTGAAACGAGTACTACCTATTTCACCTAACAGGTCACTGAAGTTCATACTGAAAACATTCAGAATGAATGGCAATTATAGTATAAACCAAGAGGGCTTCAATGCATCAACTGTTTACCTTGCATGTGGAATGCCTGTTTAgagaaaattctcagaataagaTCATGTCCTTAAGCATATGCTGCTTTCGGGGCAAAGGAAAACAAGGTATGTCACGGTAACGTTTATATCATACAATTTGCTTCAACTTTGAAGCATAGATAAATTCCCCTAAAGGTTTCGCGTAGCACAATACGTCGTTTAGAGTATGCATTTGAATCTTTCCTATTGCTTTAATAAGCACACTTTCAGGCACCAAAAGATCATTTGGCATTTGGTCACTCCTACGCCCGAACGTGGTAGATGACAATACGAACGCGAAAAATATTAAGAACATAAGATAAGAACAAATGATATAGTTCTGATTGGGTACATATATTTATCACAGTGATACAAACAAAATGTCAAAACAAAAATGTTAAGGCCAACTTCTTGACAAGGTAACATTGCGGTAATCCCGAACTGTCGTTTACCACTACAACCTACACCCCTAGGATCTCATTCTCAAGTATTAAAGGCACTCAACTGAGATTTCGGACAGACACAAAACATCTTCAGAAACAACTTCTGCTCCTACGcgaaataaaatacaatcaaaacaaTATGAAGAAATGTGTTGGAAAACGATCTCTGGAACACTCAAAGGGACACAGAAATCAGAAAAGCACCTTCTGCACGAATATAATTGTCGATAAATATACCTGAACATTGAAAAGGGGGACAGGAATTATTCAAATTAACAAGGGGCTACACAACGTTCCCTACGACAGCGTTTGGAGTTACTCGAGAAGGTTTAGCACAATGCATATCTCCAAGCAGCATAACAAACACATCGAAATGTACGTAATTAACCATGAATAACCTTTGAATCGTCCATGATAATAAATAAGAATAGTTCCTCAGTAATAATATACACGAATATGTATGTAGGTTGGTTGGTCATACTTCAAAATGATTGCAAAGACACACAGTAACCTTCACGGCATACCACGACTAAGGGAAGTTGAGAATCAACACCTTGACCTGGCACCAAAACcattagtaattatttaatattaaaagaaTGACATACAGAAACTAAACACACCAAACCACATTTCAATGATCCAGGGAGTAACCGTTAGTCACACTTAAAAGACACCTGAGGAAGAGCTCGTTTGATTCACGTCAATTGATGGTCTGAGTTTGTTGCAAAAGCTTTAAAGCACAATTCCTAAATTATTCCAACGCCTCTAAAGAGGACTAGAGAGATATATGAGATGGAAACGAATTCAAAAGTTGATGAATGAATGTACTTACCATCTGTACGTTTGATGTCGACGTTCACTCCGGGAGCTATTCCATTAAAATCATCCCCCATGTTTGGTAATATTGAATTCCGGGTCGCCAGGTGTAACgaagaataattttaaacaaaacacAGAATACTGCACGCGGCAATGAGAACCACCTATTCCGCAGGCTCTGTTACCCTCGCAGACATGGCAGTTGAACTGACGGTTTGAATATGAACCGGCGCTGCGTTTTCCGCAAACCTCAAATTTTCGTCGTCGATATTCCACCCAAAACTCTCGgctaatttgtaaataaatacattagtTGGCAGTTATACTACTAGATTTTGTTATCAAATTTGTGGTTTTTGCTAactgaaattaaaatctttcggATTTCGATTACCATTTCTGGCAGTCGTCAGCAGCGCTGCTAGTTTCTTAAATCTGAACTAAACCTTGGATCGAAGGTGGAGGAAGAAGAGCGCGAAAGTATAAAAGTAATATCGTAATTTTCATCCTTGTTCTCAGATTAATTTAGATTATACCTTTGAATAGAAACGTTTTCATCGAAGATAAAGAAAGTGAGGGaagctccctctctctctgatTATCTTAGATTACAGCGCCTTATatcatttttgtattatttattctaAAGAGCAAATTGGATAATTGGTGAGTGCAAAATGCGCTTAGAGATGCAGAAAAACTTGGCTGATGGTGAAAAATTATTCCTATCTCATTGAAACGATAAGAGGTTTACACGATGCACATAAAGTACTTGACCAACATGTTTAAACTTTTTAATGTTGGCTAACGTAAGCGtttcgatataaaatgaaatcgaTTTCGCAAAACTATCGATGTAAATCGAGCTTTCAACGCGATTCGGAGATAAATTCATAACAGACCAAAAATGAAATACGTGACAAGTTATGTGAATTGTAATTCAAATATCAACACCGCCTGCCATGGCTAAAGGCTTCAATCTTGGAAAAAGATTTTAATGCTGGTAACTACAATTTAATTGCGTAAAATGGCCCTAATTGAAGATGTCATTAACAAAATCAATGCCGAATTACGCGGCAGCTCTTGCGGTATTGGGCATTGCATTGAAatggaagagaaattaaaaaatagaaaagccTCAATTGAAAATGCGGTGAGTTCCtgttactttgattttttttcttttttgtaaacaaTGTTATGATTTCGTTATGCTTTCCATTACTCAAATAGATGTCTTTGGTCAGCACCGAGTTTCCGTCAAAAGTTAGTGAAGTGGTCCAAGAGGTTAATAATGTTACTATTGACATAAATGCATTGGCGTCTTCATTTGAAAATCTCAGAAGTGACATAAAGGACCATTTGTCAAAATCAGAATCAACCACTGAGAAACTTGGCGATTACATTAATGACATAGATAAGTTAGAAAAATGCATATCCTATCTGTCTTGGGTGAAGGCCATTGAAGACACATGGTAAGTAGAGAATGTATTTGTGTATTTTCCGAATGAAGGATCGAATTGTCACCGTAAAATCTCTGTTTATAACCTTTTATAGCGTTGAAATGGAAGCCTCATACCTTGAGAAGGATGAAGAAAGTTGTTTAGTCGGTTTTAAAAGGTTGAGTAACTACCAGAAATGCTTGCAGACCACATCATGTCAACATTTACTGTCGTACATTAATGACACCATCCACTTTTGGCATACCTTACTTGAGGAAACCTTTTCCAAGTATGTTTTTTGATTGATTGTTTtacttccattgaatttttttagttgcatatggatgaaaatgaaactttttcactcATTAGAGATAATTCAAGCTTATAACTGTTGAATGTTATTTTACTTCTCAGGGAATTTGAAGAAGTCCTGAAAATCCTCAAGTGGCCATTTGTTGGTGGAAATATTAGTCTTGAATCACCACCAGTTGAATCTTTGCATCGCTTCCAGAAGCTTGCAGAATTACTTCTACAACTGCAGATTCCGTATCCTTGGTTAAAAGCCCTATCTATATTCCCTCAACTCATATATTTGCCTTTTAGGGTTTTAATGACTTTCTGAgtatcaataatatttttgaatttcctCTGTCTGTCTAAAAACCCAATCCCTCCCCCATATCTTCCCCTTAAATTTGTGTGCTTATTCCTTTTTCTAATCTATTTACTCATTAAATCTTAATCAATCATTTGTTTCCACTCCTTTTATTTACATCACTCATCTTAGCTGCATCATTTCAGAGATGATGAAAATTGTTGCCAAGTCTTTTACTTTATTAAGTCTTCTTCCTATtgcttttccataatttttattatacttctGTTTTGACAATGCTCACACTATATAGCTGTCTGATTGATCAAATAAGTATTTCATCTTTGTCTTTATTGAGAGAAGAAATGTTCGCAATACTGTCCATTTTTATATTCAGTCCTCAGCTAGCAAAAGTgatggcaataaatattttgaatgtagCATCATAGATTACATGGATATGGGTCCCCTTGTGATATTATATCTGATTACAATGTCAAATCCACCTTGGCGTCAGGTATTGCACAACTGAAGAGGGAAGgtatccataggcggatttaggagggtgAGGGAAGGGGTCACGTGCCCCCTTTGCcacttaaaaaataggcaagatagATTAATGTGGTCCTGTTATCGTTGCGTTTGTTTTACTATGCGAAATCAGTAATAGAGTTAAATTTAGAGGGCacttgaaaacctttttttttgcgagtaaattcaattcatcaaaatgtacatcactagtaaaataaaaatagaaggtAGAGCAAAGGCTTCCACGGGTTGCATAGTAATTGACAACATTTTCTTGGGTTTCCTGCAATGTTTGTTGATTTTAGTGACTATTTATTCtaattctcattaaaagcaaCGAATATGAGAGGAAACCCAAGAAGATGCTGTCAATCAAAATAGAAGGTAGCAAACCAAGATGGTGTGGTGTGAAAGTCATAAAATCATTAATGCGACAGAGAGCGTAccatttaaagatgaaaataatgtATACTGATCTATTCACTATTGATTGtgcgttaataataataaaaatataagctgTCTAAAGGAAGCAAAAGAAAACTGTTGTTATCATAtatgtaaattattaatattttcatattactaacttttatataaaaataaatatatttcatacagTATTTCTTGTATGTTATCCTTAATCCCTAACATGAGAAGtctgtttgcctgtcaggcccttgtgccacccctggaaaaaatcctgaatccaccTTTGGGGCTATCCACTAAATCTCAGTGCATGTTTTTCTCTTGTGCTTGCTGGGTCTTCACTCTTGCATAAGTATTCAAGTCCTGATCGGTATAACCTACAGGATTCAAACCTGCAACCCATGGTACAGCAGCCAAGGTGACTACCTTGCCACCACCTGGGCTACTGATGTAGGGATTGATATATATTGTTATGATTAGGTAAGTTCATGAGCCATCAGTCCATGTATCCCTCATGTAATGTGATAGAGGAATTGGGCATGAAATTCAGGCCCTATGCATTGTACTCATTGTTTCTGTGGTTGAAATCCTTGACTGCATTAATAAATGGACAAAGGGAGAAATTGGGTGGAGTAAGTCCTGTTGTAAGTTCAGTTCTCCTCACCGAGTTTGCCCTGCCTCCATTGCCAATTCGCCTGTTGCTTCGACCACTTGCCAAGCGATTCGCTTACCACTTTAGAGGTCCAAGGAAGACAAACCGACTGGACCGACCTGAATGGTATCTTACACAAATACTGACTTGGATCAGGGACCACTCCCACTTCCTAACGCAATGGCTGCAGCCGGCTTTGGATCAAATGGAGGAAGACATTGATGCAAATGTGAGTTTTAAGGGCCTCGGATAATTTCTCCTTTTTTGGCCACCCTTAATCATACTATAGGTTTGGAGATTGTTTTATCATGTTCCTCTACACTAGTTCTAAGTACCTTCTTTTTTGAGGCCTAAATATATTACTTTGTATTGAATCAGTGATGGAAAGAGAGACGAGTCTGGGCTAAGCCTGTGGACATCCTTGCCTTAAAAAAACCCATGCACTCTCATATTCCATCTGTGGGAATTTGCTGATGACTGCTACCCGTATTGTGTGAATTTTGCTTTCCATATAATTTCTCATGTTGGTAGCTCTTGTGTTACATATTTTTGTTGCTGCTTTGATTGTTCATTTCAGCCTTTATCTTAATACTGATCACTTTCTTCATGAAGTCATCATTTCTGACTGTACATATTTTTAACTGTGGCCTCTCAATTAATCAAAGGTTGAATTCATGAGGGGCCTGGTTCGAATTCTGGCTGAGAAGGTGCAGTCCGACCTGGCAAACCTCCTGCAGACCCACCCGACTGACTCGGAGCCCAGTGCTGCCACCCTCAGCCCCCCCACACCCACATCCTCCCCATCAAAGCCGCCTCCCCTCGGAGCCACTGCaaatccccctcccccaccctcctcatCTTCTCCTTCCATGGCCGGGAACGCCACACCGACTGGCTGCCTGGGTGAATGCGAAGAGCTCTTCTCGCACCTCATTGACGAAGTGCTCTCCTTCGAGAAGGAGCTGAGGGACCTTGACTATCCCGACTCTCAGCCTGGCCTCCTCTCAGTCATCACACAGGCCAACGTCTTTGTCTGGTGGATCCACGTGGAAAAGAAAAGTAGGTACCTTGCAGGGTCATTGACCGTTAGTGGAAATTGTATTTAGAGGTTTAACCTGCAAATAGGTTATTGATGAAATAATCCCcagcacattaaaatatttctgagaatCTGCTGTAGATCAGAggtattcaattgaaaaattagaTTGACCATATGGTTTAGAGAATAAATAGACACAGTATACTCAAGTTAAAACAATGCAAGAAAGTAAATCACCTTGTTTCTCGAAATACAATGCATTAtgtagtaaaaaatatatattacaaataaCAATGACtgaagcatttaaattttaatagttaaaCAATTAACTGGGAAAACAATACTGTGGTTACACTttcagatttttcaaaaattttgtacTGAAGTAAGTGATCGATCATCTCTTTACTTTGATTCTTAAGTAAAATGTGATGTCAAAAAGTTCATGTTTgctaaaattgccatttttttgtgtACCAGTTTGTcagcttttttttttcttttcagctaaatgtttcctattatatttttactttcggtTGCACAGGATTGCcccaattttcaatgaaatctgaGAGGTTAAGGTGCCAACTCCAGTCCAAAATGCTGTGGAATGACCCATAAGTGAAATCAGGGGCACAGCCAAGAATGACgccttgggggggagggggtataGGCTCAACTAAAACtttgggtgtgggggtattgcatacccaccagggtacaCGGGAGGTGCACGGACCTTCCTCCagaataattttaagataaattgttgaaaattgcaagttttaaagcttttggaaggatatttgatttattctaacactattctattggtaatactaatccaattcattgaaacggattaaacttaaaaatttctctgagctctgggggggggggttatcccccaaaaccccccctcactgcaccactgagTGATGTTACATTATTTTTCCCCACACTGTCCAaactttttacttaaaatattattgacttatgggaatattttccattattattgatCAGTCTCTCTTATTTGTGCATTTAAAACATGCCGATGTTAAAATTGAATGAGGAAAATACTCGGTTATTCTCATGTAATTTCCTTTGCTTCTGACCTCATAACAGACATATGCAGATTGAGGAGTTCTGATGGTCatgtaaagatttttatttttttccaatttgtccTGCTTGGGTGAATAAATAGTCTTCTATCTAATATTGTCTCATTCAGATGCTGGAGAGAAGATGGACCAAATCCTTTTTTCTGAGACAGCGTGGCAACCATTGGGATCAAAAGAGTTTGATGACATGAAAGTAACGGAATGTGGTGATAGTTTCCTCTCTCTCTTGATGACCATTACTGATCGTTACAAAAACCTACCTCAGCCTGGGCATAGGTGAGCACAGCTAATATTTCACTGCACTTAGCCACATTTTTAAATCCTTTAAAGATTAATGTTCAAGGTAAAGTACACGGTATGAAATTAGAAAATTGCTAATACGTAGTCCagcaaaatcattttaaaatttgagtggCCAACCTGCTAAATTTAGTTCTCGCTAAATGTTCTATtgtgattttacatcatttaatgacaaaTAAACTGATTGATTGATTCCCCTGAAAACGTTCTTCAAGGCTCCAGTTTCTGGACTTGCAGCTGTTTCTCCTGGAGGACTTCCGCATGCGTGTGCTGCAGCAGCTCCACACGGCTCGTGAGGATCCCTTTGGCCTTTCCCTCTCCGCCATTCTCAACACTCTCGCTTACATCTCGCACGTGCTGCAGGATTGGAGTGACACCCCTGTGAGTAACCTCGCTATGGTTTCAGTCGCGTAAATAGTAGATGCATTGCAACGCAAAATAGGTATTGGTccctgcatttaaaaaaaaagtcatactGCCTCTTAACAACatttattaacccttttactgccagcccatttcatgtgggatgtacgaagactgccaaggctattttccagaattagcaacatttcagatttaaaactttttcacctacttaattttatttaatacgtctagatttttttcccaattcttaagatatgtttatatcttataaccatagatagattatgggggtttatataaattacagccgttgaaaaggccacaatcacgagaaaaaagtgaaataattcgggccgataagtCGTCCCCTGGCAGTTtccgctcaaccagcgagggccaatatatcggcccggtggcagtgaaagggttaaagcatTTATTGATTGGTGAAAAAACAAACTCCTATATCTAtccatttggcaaaatatctccatTAACATATTTAATATGTCAGACCTGGAATACTGTGAGCAGGTAATTTTAATATCACattctctgtgtcactctgaaagataccttttctcaattgctcaagcaatctaaacctagttCTCAGTGTCCGAGTCTCCAATagctcccagcataattcatttaacatctgtgtaagGCTTCCTGTACCCACGTAACAATTTTTGGCAAATCactcagctttcctttgtattctattaaattcatggattaagtctttctgtaccagatcacatatgcttgctgcatattcgtACACTCTTTCTCTtatccttctttccttccatgcCATTTTGACTCTGTACAGCCAGTACATTTACAAGTAACTTAGAATTTCCTTCAAATGTCTTCGcaatgtaaagaaaattttttagatTTATATAAGTTCCTCGAGACAAGAGAGAATATACATTTTCATACATTTCGTAAGGAATAGCGATTTTCTTGCTGCCCCTTACTGTCGCTTGATCAAAAATAACAACacgtttaattttataaaattctagCTGTTCAACAAATTGCCTTAAGAATCTAGATGTGTgagtgcaaaaaaattgtttttgttattcTTCTCTGTATTTCATCACTTTATTTTCATTCTAAGCTATACAAGTAGAGTAACCTTCATATTTATGAATGTCACAAGACATTTTTTTGACTAAGACTATATTGCAAATTGTATTTGCTTGATTTCCtataaatactataattattattattattacatgttaGTTAATGTTGTGTCCTTTCAATATTGTTGAGGTAAAGGTAGCACCTTCTCATTAAATgcttcattttcatatttcagcACTTCCTGCAGCTGCAATTCTACATGATGCAATTTGACAAATTGCAATCATTTCATGAGAAACGGACTCAAGTTAATGTTAATGACAAGTTCCTAGGTAGCCGCGAGCCCAATGAAGGACATGAAGATACCTCTCAAAAGAGTAAGTGCTTTCACAGCCATATACTTACTGCTGACCTCTGTTGAGTattctttatttacataaaatctaAGGATTCTAGCTTGGTGGATTGGAATCTGAGAATATACTAAGGCTCCCAAGTAACCCAACGGCTTTACCACTGTTTAACACAACCCATTGTAttgattttatctatttttgttATGCTGAATTCAGTATTTCTGCTTTCAATTGCGTATgatatcaattattatttcccATTGCTGAGTATTCATATTATCATTTTCAAGTCTATTGCATGTCAAAGTGCTAGAAGTGAAAATGACTGGCTCTTCTGGTCGATATGTTTGGAATTAGGCCACTCTaattttctttgccattttttttagcaatcaGTATGGGGTTTCAAGTTAGCCACTCTATGCTTATCTGGTTACAGATGATCTGGGTAAAGAAGCTGAAGACTTGGGTTGGACGGTATTTGACCAAACATTGGCGTTATTCTCCCACCTTCAAAGTGACCTTCTGGGATGCATCTGTGATGCCATCATGGCAGATGTTAAAGACAAAAGCCGGCTCTACCGCTCAGATAAGTACGTTCCTAGGTACTTTCAGTTAGTCTTTGGCTCACAGTTATGCATGGATACATCtgggtttttcatttttatgaagaaGCTTTGGTCATCCAGATACTTTGATCAGTAGCCATGCGCTCAGCCTGATAGGTCACCCCGGTGGGGTAGTGAGTGTGGTAGTCTAAGGTTGAGGCTCATACAACCTCTGTACCCAATCAACGTGCATTCACACAACCATGGTAACCAAGTGCTGGCTTCACTTACCCAAC
The DNA window shown above is from Ischnura elegans chromosome 4, ioIscEleg1.1, whole genome shotgun sequence and carries:
- the LOC124157978 gene encoding RAD50-interacting protein 1, which gives rise to MALIEDVINKINAELRGSSCGIGHCIEMEEKLKNRKASIENAMSLVSTEFPSKVSEVVQEVNNVTIDINALASSFENLRSDIKDHLSKSESTTEKLGDYINDIDKLEKCISYLSWVKAIEDTCVEMEASYLEKDEESCLVGFKRLSNYQKCLQTTSCQHLLSYINDTIHFWHTLLEETFSKEFEEVLKILKWPFVGGNISLESPPVESLHRFQKLAELLLQLQIPEKLGGVSPVVSSVLLTEFALPPLPIRLLLRPLAKRFAYHFRGPRKTNRLDRPEWYLTQILTWIRDHSHFLTQWLQPALDQMEEDIDANVEFMRGLVRILAEKVQSDLANLLQTHPTDSEPSAATLSPPTPTSSPSKPPPLGATANPPPPPSSSSPSMAGNATPTGCLGECEELFSHLIDEVLSFEKELRDLDYPDSQPGLLSVITQANVFVWWIHVEKKNAGEKMDQILFSETAWQPLGSKEFDDMKVTECGDSFLSLLMTITDRYKNLPQPGHRLQFLDLQLFLLEDFRMRVLQQLHTAREDPFGLSLSAILNTLAYISHVLQDWSDTPHFLQLQFYMMQFDKLQSFHEKRTQVNVNDKFLGSREPNEGHEDTSQKNDLGKEAEDLGWTVFDQTLALFSHLQSDLLGCICDAIMADVKDKSRLYRSDKWFAMPSPKEFLNPCLSPSACPMFEVLSEHLHWLKDTLSIHLLSQAWQILCSDLNKFLYQKLILVNNFNEGGALQLQFDMTRNLFPLFSQFTEKPENHFKEIKEVCFLLTISKGSALLLREALDFPNRQGSSSEEDEEGTAKQKDGTSLRGPARVLAEMGVHKLTPSEAKVILDLRTDLLSIQHGTVDSRKK